One Candidatus Nitrososphaera evergladensis SR1 genomic window carries:
- a CDS encoding alpha/beta hydrolase, whose product MSRPDLGFIHRFVPPSATRKEVKDKRQIITLLLLHGTGGNEDDMIPLGQALAPTSATAILSPRGKVLENGVAPRFFKRLEEGVFDMQDLKFRTHELADFVEAASKAYGFDLKHIVAVGYSNGANIATSIMLLRPKTLSAAILFRPMVPLVPDMTPDLSDVNVFISAGLHDRIVARKETEQLVNLLSKAGAKVVLHWHEGGHELGREEIVAAKDWLATNITPQ is encoded by the coding sequence ATGTCCAGACCAGATCTAGGCTTTATCCATCGCTTCGTACCGCCATCAGCAACTCGCAAGGAAGTAAAAGACAAGCGACAGATAATAACTCTACTTTTACTTCATGGTACAGGGGGAAACGAGGATGATATGATACCCCTTGGCCAGGCACTTGCTCCTACATCAGCTACCGCTATACTCAGTCCTCGCGGCAAAGTACTAGAAAATGGTGTTGCGCCGCGCTTTTTCAAAAGGCTAGAGGAAGGTGTATTTGATATGCAAGATCTAAAATTTCGTACGCATGAACTCGCGGATTTTGTAGAGGCTGCGTCCAAAGCATATGGCTTTGACCTAAAGCATATTGTTGCAGTTGGATATTCCAACGGTGCGAATATAGCCACAAGCATCATGCTTCTTCGACCTAAAACGCTTTCAGCGGCCATCCTCTTCAGACCCATGGTGCCTCTTGTGCCTGATATGACGCCGGATCTATCTGATGTAAACGTATTCATTTCTGCCGGATTGCATGATCGAATAGTGGCAAGAAAAGAGACCGAACAACTGGTCAATTTGTTAAGCAAAGCCGGTGCCAAGGTCGTTTTGCATTGGCATGAAGGCGGTCATGAACTGGGACGCGAGGAGATTGTAGCGGCCAAAGACTGGCTGGCAACAAACATTACGCCGCAATGA
- a CDS encoding PPOX class F420-dependent oxidoreductase, translating into MKDKESDFSVDIVNDLPNSAILEPRQENVGASRSVTYISKEDITKLFVGRNLAFISTLSRDGSPTVTPVWADIEDDIILINSFEGSAKVRNARRDPRVALAIVETYNTYNMASIKGRVIEVTAEGADAHLHKLAKKYLGIGRYYYRTPKNKRVIIKIKPEKMIGISIHPASLFLAYTP; encoded by the coding sequence ATGAAAGATAAGGAAAGTGACTTTTCAGTCGACATAGTCAACGATCTTCCTAACAGCGCAATCCTAGAGCCCAGGCAAGAGAATGTAGGCGCAAGTCGCAGCGTTACATACATCTCAAAGGAAGACATTACAAAACTTTTTGTGGGAAGGAACCTCGCGTTCATATCTACATTGTCTAGGGACGGATCACCAACTGTTACGCCTGTCTGGGCAGATATTGAAGATGACATTATTTTGATAAATTCGTTCGAAGGTTCTGCTAAAGTTAGGAACGCAAGAAGGGACCCAAGAGTTGCGCTTGCGATAGTAGAAACGTACAATACCTATAACATGGCATCAATTAAGGGAAGAGTCATAGAAGTAACTGCTGAAGGCGCGGACGCTCATCTCCATAAACTTGCAAAGAAGTACCTGGGAATCGGAAGGTATTACTATAGAACGCCCAAAAACAAGCGAGTGATCATAAAAATAAAGCCTGAAAAAATGATCGGAATATCCATTCATCCTGCTTCCCTCTTTCTAGCATATACTCCCTGA
- a CDS encoding Dps family protein — MQSTKPKIESHPVPTQLATRTDLSPQEVKAITEAVNPLIADAFALYVKTKNFHWHLYGSHFRDYHELFDEHADSIFESIDIMAERVRKVGGTTIRSISHIGQLQTIKDDNSSMVPAGDMVQILMEDNGHIAKMIRDAITVCDKNRDSATSNQLQDILDKTERRKWFLYEVAQGAKNTE; from the coding sequence ATGCAATCAACGAAACCCAAAATAGAATCGCATCCTGTACCGACCCAGCTTGCTACAAGGACTGATCTTTCTCCACAGGAGGTTAAAGCTATAACGGAGGCAGTCAATCCACTTATTGCAGATGCTTTTGCGCTTTACGTCAAGACAAAAAACTTTCACTGGCATCTGTATGGCTCTCATTTCAGAGACTATCACGAGCTGTTCGATGAACATGCGGATTCAATATTCGAGTCAATCGACATAATGGCCGAACGCGTAAGAAAAGTAGGCGGCACTACAATACGGAGTATAAGCCACATAGGCCAGCTCCAGACCATAAAAGACGACAACAGTTCCATGGTGCCGGCTGGAGACATGGTTCAAATCTTGATGGAGGACAACGGCCACATAGCGAAGATGATACGCGATGCAATCACGGTTTGCGATAAGAACCGAGATTCTGCCACCAGCAACCAGCTACAAGACATTCTGGACAAGACAGAGCGTCGCAAGTGGTTCCTTTACGAAGTGGCGCAGGGAGCAAAGAATACCGAATAA
- a CDS encoding oxalate decarboxylase family bicupin has translation MTRRLNDEDELDKVPQPIRGNEGYVDKGPRNVMLDRQNPDILSPPATDHGTLPNMKFSFSMAHQRLQEGGWTRQVTQRELPVATTIAGVDMCLKPGGIRELHWHKEAEWAYLLWGTARISGVDQNGQNFLDDVGPGDMWNFPSGIPHSIHGLQGGCEFLLLFDDGRFSEDSTFLITDWFNCTPKEVLARNFGVSESDFADLPINVDHTRYIFQGEVPGPLSSDKVKNHLGERKFSYRISDLKPVKTSGGTVRIIDSTIFPAASTIAVGIVEVEPGGMRELHWHPNTDEWQYHLEGTARMTVFAAEHNARTFDYGPGDVGAVPFAYGHYVENTSDDTLRFLEVFKSPQFQDVSLNQWMALTPPELVKQHLEVNDNFMRALRKEKRPIVK, from the coding sequence ATGACGCGACGACTAAATGATGAGGATGAATTGGACAAAGTTCCACAGCCAATTCGAGGCAATGAAGGCTATGTTGACAAGGGTCCTCGAAACGTTATGCTTGATCGGCAGAACCCGGACATCTTGAGTCCGCCAGCTACGGATCACGGTACTTTGCCGAACATGAAATTTTCATTCTCTATGGCACACCAAAGGCTCCAAGAAGGCGGATGGACTCGTCAGGTCACCCAGCGTGAACTTCCAGTGGCGACTACAATCGCAGGAGTCGACATGTGCCTAAAACCAGGAGGTATCAGGGAACTGCATTGGCATAAGGAAGCCGAGTGGGCGTACTTGCTATGGGGAACGGCTCGTATCAGCGGAGTTGACCAAAACGGACAAAATTTTCTAGATGATGTCGGTCCAGGGGATATGTGGAACTTTCCATCAGGGATTCCGCATTCAATTCATGGGTTGCAAGGAGGTTGCGAGTTTCTCCTGTTATTTGACGATGGGAGGTTTTCGGAGGACTCTACTTTTCTAATCACTGATTGGTTCAACTGCACTCCAAAAGAAGTTCTGGCAAGGAATTTTGGAGTATCCGAAAGTGATTTCGCGGATCTTCCAATCAATGTTGATCATACTCGATATATCTTCCAAGGCGAAGTGCCGGGTCCACTATCTTCTGACAAGGTAAAGAATCATCTTGGGGAGAGAAAGTTTAGCTATCGCATATCCGATCTCAAGCCAGTCAAAACCAGTGGCGGTACCGTCCGAATTATAGATTCAACAATTTTCCCGGCTGCGTCGACCATCGCTGTCGGGATAGTTGAAGTTGAGCCTGGAGGGATGAGGGAATTACACTGGCATCCAAATACGGATGAGTGGCAGTACCATCTCGAAGGGACCGCGCGGATGACAGTTTTTGCCGCAGAACACAATGCACGTACTTTTGATTACGGTCCAGGAGACGTGGGTGCAGTGCCCTTTGCCTATGGACATTATGTTGAAAATACCTCAGATGATACACTCCGTTTTCTTGAAGTCTTTAAAAGTCCTCAGTTTCAAGATGTATCACTGAATCAATGGATGGCCTTGACTCCTCCTGAGCTTGTGAAACAACATTTAGAAGTGAACGACAATTTTATGAGAGCGCTTCGCAAGGAAAAGCGGCCAATTGTAAAGTAA
- a CDS encoding P-II family nitrogen regulator has protein sequence MKKIELIVPNRWVGEIDNALKEVQIGGMSVTRIEGRGRVKPARVAISRGTGLATPEFIPRTKIEVVVRENLAEVIKKVLDKFGGDPNLGGKAFISDVSGAVDFVTQKRDEEAI, from the coding sequence ATGAAAAAGATCGAGCTAATAGTTCCAAATAGATGGGTAGGCGAGATAGACAATGCGTTGAAGGAGGTGCAAATCGGAGGTATGAGTGTAACTCGAATAGAGGGAAGGGGTAGAGTGAAACCTGCACGCGTCGCAATTTCTAGGGGAACAGGTTTGGCTACGCCGGAGTTCATTCCAAGAACCAAGATCGAAGTGGTTGTTAGGGAAAATCTAGCAGAAGTGATAAAAAAGGTTCTTGATAAATTTGGAGGAGACCCTAACTTGGGTGGAAAGGCCTTCATCTCGGATGTAAGTGGAGCCGTTGATTTTGTAACACAAAAGAGAGATGAAGAAGCAATCTGA
- a CDS encoding alcohol dehydrogenase, whose product MRSVQVSKPQGALEVVERNNIPEPGSAQVRIKVQACGICHSDYLTKDGLYPGIQYPRVPGHEIAGIIDAVGKDVNEWKSGQRVGVGWHGGHCGHCDSCRRGDFTTCSYLQIPGISYDGGYADYMIAPKEAVASIPDELSPTEAAPLMCAGITTYNALRNSGARPGDVVAILGIGGLGHLAIQFSNKMGFKTIAIGRGKDKAERVRKLGAIHYIDTNSVNAAEELQKYGGSGDGGSGAKVILATVPSAKAMNSVLGGLAVNGKLVVIGHSDEPIEVPTDLLLLGRRSLVGWASGTATDSQDTLSFSVLSGVRPMTEVYPLERAAEAYQQMISGKARFRAVLTTEH is encoded by the coding sequence ATGCGTTCAGTACAAGTTTCCAAGCCCCAAGGAGCTTTGGAAGTCGTAGAACGTAATAATATCCCGGAACCGGGTTCAGCGCAGGTACGTATCAAAGTACAGGCATGCGGCATATGCCACAGCGATTACCTCACTAAAGATGGATTGTATCCTGGCATCCAGTACCCAAGGGTTCCTGGTCATGAAATTGCAGGAATCATTGACGCAGTCGGTAAAGATGTCAATGAATGGAAGTCTGGACAGCGGGTAGGTGTAGGCTGGCACGGCGGTCATTGCGGCCACTGTGACTCCTGTCGACGGGGAGACTTTACCACTTGTTCCTACCTGCAGATACCAGGTATTTCCTATGATGGCGGCTATGCTGACTACATGATTGCACCAAAAGAAGCGGTTGCGTCCATCCCTGACGAGCTTTCACCAACAGAGGCGGCCCCGCTAATGTGTGCGGGAATAACAACCTACAATGCACTCAGAAACAGTGGTGCGCGACCGGGTGATGTTGTGGCGATACTTGGCATAGGCGGACTGGGTCATCTGGCTATCCAATTCTCGAACAAGATGGGTTTTAAGACAATAGCCATCGGAAGGGGAAAGGACAAGGCAGAGAGGGTAAGAAAGCTTGGAGCAATTCATTACATTGACACCAACTCGGTAAATGCCGCCGAGGAGCTTCAAAAATATGGAGGCAGTGGTGACGGTGGCAGTGGGGCCAAGGTGATACTTGCAACAGTGCCAAGTGCAAAGGCAATGAATTCAGTTCTTGGAGGGTTGGCTGTCAATGGAAAACTCGTAGTCATCGGCCATTCTGATGAGCCGATTGAAGTGCCGACGGATTTATTACTATTAGGACGCCGGTCTTTGGTAGGCTGGGCTTCTGGAACAGCAACTGATTCGCAGGACACGCTATCATTTAGTGTTCTCTCTGGCGTCCGACCAATGACTGAAGTCTATCCACTTGAGCGTGCAGCAGAGGCCTATCAGCAAATGATAAGTGGAAAGGCTCGGTTTCGAGCCGTACTTACAACAGAGCATTAG
- a CDS encoding alcohol dehydrogenase, translating to MKAARIVNVNEPLQIQQLEVPKPKGTEILVRIASSGVCHSDIHLWEGGYEGIEGQFLKATDRGVRYPLTPGHEIAGVVETMGETAEGFSKGDRVIVYPWIGDGICPACRAGEENLCDKPRSLGIYTEGGYAEYVLVPSHRYLIKIRDGLDIDLAAVLSCSVLTAYTAVRNAALEPDSNVVIVGAGGLGLMAIQVAKALTGARIIALDIDDDKLQIARKNGADMIINSKKDDPMQRVMELTDKLGADAVIDFVNASKTVETDMQMLRRRAKVVLVGLFGGELKLNLVSMPTRAHKLIGSYTGNLRDLSELVSLAERGIIKPIVSHKFKLEQATEALQMMKDGKIIGRGVLNP from the coding sequence ATGAAAGCAGCAAGAATCGTCAATGTAAATGAACCGTTGCAGATTCAACAACTTGAGGTGCCTAAACCTAAAGGCACTGAAATATTGGTTAGAATTGCATCATCAGGAGTTTGTCACAGCGACATACACCTGTGGGAAGGTGGATATGAAGGCATTGAAGGCCAGTTCCTAAAGGCCACTGATAGAGGAGTAAGATATCCGTTGACTCCTGGACACGAGATCGCAGGTGTTGTTGAGACCATGGGCGAAACAGCCGAAGGCTTTAGCAAGGGAGATAGAGTAATTGTATATCCCTGGATCGGCGACGGCATTTGCCCCGCATGCAGAGCAGGAGAAGAGAATTTATGCGATAAGCCAAGGTCTCTCGGAATCTATACGGAGGGTGGCTACGCAGAGTACGTGCTTGTTCCCAGCCACCGGTATCTGATAAAGATACGTGATGGGCTAGATATTGATTTGGCAGCAGTTTTGTCATGCTCTGTGCTAACGGCGTACACGGCAGTAAGGAATGCAGCACTAGAACCGGATTCCAATGTAGTCATAGTTGGCGCTGGCGGACTTGGGCTAATGGCCATTCAAGTGGCTAAAGCCCTTACGGGCGCTCGCATAATCGCGTTGGACATAGATGACGACAAACTGCAGATTGCAAGAAAGAACGGCGCAGACATGATCATCAATTCCAAAAAGGACGATCCAATGCAAAGGGTGATGGAGTTGACCGACAAATTGGGTGCGGATGCAGTAATCGACTTTGTTAATGCATCAAAGACGGTGGAAACAGACATGCAGATGCTAAGAAGAAGGGCCAAGGTGGTTCTAGTGGGACTTTTCGGAGGCGAACTGAAGCTGAACCTAGTTTCAATGCCTACCCGGGCGCACAAGCTGATTGGCTCATATACAGGGAATCTAAGAGACTTGAGCGAGCTGGTGTCACTGGCCGAAAGAGGGATCATAAAACCCATAGTTTCGCACAAATTCAAACTCGAGCAGGCAACCGAAGCGCTGCAAATGATGAAGGATGGAAAAATAATCGGAAGAGGCGTCCTAAACCCATGA
- a CDS encoding MFS transporter, with the protein MPPSQNGNKNDDDNNDHKNNNNNNAPSNSSSTRPPPATKIPRRAWEVTAILSSVATMTMYAETMLIPAIPGLIKDFDISYSTSSWILATYLVSAAVMTPISGKLSDIYGKKKVLLAIMIIYTASASLGGFANSISFLLAVRALQGIGLSMFPIAFSMARDQFPRQKVAIGQGIISSMYASGAVIGLAVGSSIIQQYGWQATYHSLIPVAAILTIVIWRFIRTEDEYNLIPLQELQRKQIGTTTSSAENTGLADNDDYSSGSNRGRRRRQQRYGGDGDDDDKNKRKTNNAVEIATEKNVRLDVKGAITLALTITSFLLAITFTEPGSVPAAYALILIAVFLALGTTSLVLFVIFEKRVRSPLLDLSLFLNKTMLQANILIFTLGFSMFTVFQTIPVLVENPKPVGFGGNAISAAMVQLPFAIILLVFGPTSGFIISKIGSRIPIIAGTSISTLGFFLLYLLHSTELLVSAALAILAVGISLTNVGAVNVVILSTPRQNSGISLGMAMLLRIIGSAIGPVVAAMFMDLYSYSAAISAATPEASATTAAIQANYPSAESYNLIYLTCTLLALFSLGFAIMLARKSPKCQNHLPKERGEMQGAIAEAIKCEILSWPGVTSRPHGFGGVEFRVGTKEMGHLHGQNMVDLPLSPSAAAAAQAASGGNNNNSYGNKLVEPPRELESNKREEEKSSSLSPSLLPLHDVYPESKWINYWIKDKKDVPQVISLFRLQYDRLTKAGN; encoded by the coding sequence TTGCCGCCGTCACAAAATGGCAACAAAAACGATGATGATAACAACGATCACAAAAATAATAATAACAACAACGCCCCCTCCAACTCTTCTTCTACCAGGCCGCCACCTGCAACAAAGATTCCTCGCCGCGCCTGGGAGGTAACTGCAATTTTAAGCTCGGTTGCTACAATGACCATGTATGCAGAAACGATGTTGATACCGGCTATTCCGGGCTTGATCAAGGATTTCGACATTTCCTACAGCACTTCTTCTTGGATTCTTGCAACATATCTGGTGTCAGCGGCAGTCATGACTCCAATCAGCGGGAAACTGTCAGACATCTATGGCAAGAAGAAGGTACTGTTAGCAATAATGATAATTTATACTGCCAGCGCTTCGCTAGGGGGTTTTGCAAACAGCATATCGTTCTTGCTTGCAGTAAGGGCGCTTCAGGGGATAGGCCTGTCGATGTTTCCTATCGCGTTTAGCATGGCAAGGGACCAATTCCCGCGGCAGAAAGTTGCCATAGGCCAAGGAATCATTTCATCCATGTATGCGTCAGGCGCGGTAATAGGCCTGGCAGTAGGTAGTAGCATAATTCAGCAGTACGGCTGGCAGGCCACCTATCATTCGCTAATACCTGTTGCGGCAATCCTGACTATTGTAATATGGAGATTTATTCGTACAGAAGATGAGTATAATCTAATACCTCTACAAGAGCTCCAGAGGAAACAAATTGGAACAACAACGTCAAGTGCGGAAAATACCGGCTTGGCAGATAATGATGATTATAGCAGTGGCAGCAATAGAGGCAGAAGACGGCGGCAGCAACGGTACGGTGGCGACGGCGATGATGATGATAAAAACAAAAGAAAGACGAACAACGCCGTTGAAATTGCGACGGAAAAAAATGTTCGTCTGGATGTAAAAGGCGCAATAACGTTGGCGTTGACAATTACCTCTTTTCTTCTGGCAATCACGTTTACGGAGCCCGGGTCGGTTCCGGCGGCTTACGCGCTAATCCTAATCGCGGTCTTCCTTGCATTAGGGACTACTTCGCTCGTGCTTTTTGTAATCTTTGAAAAAAGGGTAAGATCACCACTTTTGGACTTAAGCCTCTTTTTGAACAAGACCATGCTTCAGGCGAACATCCTGATCTTCACCCTCGGGTTCTCGATGTTCACGGTGTTTCAAACTATCCCAGTACTTGTAGAAAACCCAAAGCCAGTGGGGTTTGGAGGGAATGCAATAAGTGCTGCGATGGTCCAGCTCCCTTTTGCCATAATACTGCTTGTTTTTGGACCGACGTCTGGATTTATCATATCAAAGATTGGCTCGAGGATACCAATTATTGCAGGCACTTCTATTAGCACGCTGGGATTTTTCTTGCTCTATTTGCTGCATTCAACGGAACTTTTGGTATCTGCAGCCCTTGCAATCCTAGCCGTAGGAATATCACTAACAAACGTGGGAGCTGTAAACGTAGTCATACTATCCACTCCAAGACAGAACAGCGGCATATCCTTGGGAATGGCAATGCTCTTGAGAATTATAGGAAGTGCCATAGGGCCAGTCGTCGCTGCAATGTTTATGGATTTGTACAGCTATTCAGCTGCCATTAGTGCAGCAACACCAGAAGCATCAGCAACAACAGCAGCTATCCAAGCGAATTATCCGTCAGCAGAATCGTACAACCTGATATACCTTACATGTACATTATTAGCTCTATTTTCTCTAGGCTTTGCCATTATGCTGGCACGAAAAAGTCCAAAGTGCCAAAACCACTTGCCAAAAGAACGGGGCGAGATGCAAGGAGCTATTGCAGAGGCGATCAAGTGTGAAATACTGAGCTGGCCCGGTGTGACATCACGGCCGCACGGCTTTGGTGGCGTTGAATTTCGTGTAGGAACCAAAGAAATGGGTCACTTGCATGGACAGAATATGGTGGATCTTCCGTTATCCCCTAGCGCGGCAGCAGCGGCTCAGGCTGCCAGCGGCGGCAACAACAACAACAGCTACGGCAATAAACTCGTCGAGCCACCTAGAGAACTGGAAAGTAACAAGAGAGAGGAAGAAAAATCGTCGTCATTATCACCATCGTTATTGCCACTACATGACGTATACCCCGAGTCCAAGTGGATCAACTACTGGATAAAAGACAAAAAAGATGTGCCTCAAGTGATATCTCTCTTCAGGCTGCAGTATGACAGGCTAACAAAGGCAGGAAATTAA
- a CDS encoding L-dopachrome tautomerase-related protein: MSENFGTGGQSATTTNHQVERPAGIISKQELPTDESFGALEPVAYFDGAMPTGVTVSQKGRIFVNFPRWGYDVPFTVAEIRGGKPVAYPDEAVNQSRLDDQAAAFISVQSVVIDPADRLWILDTGSPMFQPTKYGGPKLVCVDLATNRIIKKILFPQEVALPTTYLNDVRFDLRRGNEGMAFITDSADTGPNGIIVVDLEDGESWRRLHDHPSTKAEGLQGFLPIVEGRPFLEHQQDGSVKPGAGMGADGIAISADGTRLYYCPLGSRKLYSVMTEALADREVDDSVTDEGDKGGAADGLESDAAGYIYSTNYEHNAILRRRFPEGQWETVVHDARLRWPDTLSLATDGYLYVTANQLHRQARFHQGRDLRRKPYVLFRIHVNAQPVMLKK, translated from the coding sequence ATGTCCGAAAATTTTGGGACGGGAGGACAATCTGCGACGACGACCAATCATCAAGTCGAGAGGCCGGCGGGCATCATTTCTAAACAAGAGCTGCCAACAGATGAATCATTTGGCGCGTTGGAGCCTGTCGCTTACTTTGATGGCGCAATGCCAACCGGCGTTACGGTATCGCAGAAAGGGCGCATCTTTGTCAACTTTCCAAGGTGGGGCTACGATGTCCCGTTCACGGTCGCAGAAATACGCGGCGGCAAGCCGGTCGCCTACCCCGACGAGGCAGTAAATCAAAGCCGCTTAGATGATCAGGCAGCGGCGTTTATCTCAGTGCAATCGGTCGTCATCGACCCGGCGGATCGCTTGTGGATTCTAGACACGGGCAGCCCGATGTTTCAGCCGACAAAATATGGCGGACCAAAGCTAGTATGCGTCGATTTGGCAACAAACAGGATCATCAAGAAAATTCTCTTTCCACAGGAAGTAGCTCTACCAACTACCTACCTCAACGATGTGCGCTTTGACCTTCGGCGCGGAAATGAAGGGATGGCATTCATCACAGATTCTGCAGATACGGGCCCAAACGGGATTATTGTGGTTGACCTTGAGGATGGCGAGAGCTGGCGCAGGCTTCACGACCACCCTTCTACCAAGGCAGAGGGGTTACAAGGCTTTCTTCCGATTGTCGAAGGGCGACCCTTTTTAGAACATCAACAGGACGGCTCAGTAAAGCCGGGTGCGGGTATGGGAGCAGACGGTATCGCAATCAGTGCAGACGGAACGCGTCTGTACTACTGTCCACTTGGCAGCCGCAAGCTCTACAGCGTGATGACGGAAGCACTCGCTGACAGGGAAGTTGACGACAGCGTGACTGATGAGGGAGACAAGGGAGGCGCTGCGGATGGGCTAGAGTCCGATGCGGCCGGATACATATACTCCACTAACTACGAGCATAATGCGATCCTGCGGAGGCGTTTCCCAGAAGGACAATGGGAGACCGTGGTCCATGACGCTCGCCTGCGCTGGCCGGATACGCTCTCGCTTGCAACCGATGGCTACCTTTACGTCACAGCAAACCAGTTGCACAGACAAGCACGCTTTCACCAAGGACGCGACTTGCGCCGGAAGCCATATGTGCTATTTCGTATCCACGTCAACGCGCAGCCGGTCATGTTGAAGAAATAG
- a CDS encoding NAD-dependent succinate-semialdehyde dehydrogenase, giving the protein MTAEANKPVAAVVKTINPSNGEVLAEYERMSKETISKITKKSKDAFLEWRKDVHKRSEVLHQFAADFRKNKEKLARTATGEMGKPIKESRSEVEKCAWVMDFYGYNGGIFINPESVNTDANKSAIKFEPLGVIGSIMPFNFPYWQALRFASACLMAGNTVVLKPASATLQCGIEIEKTFQRIGAPEGVFQTLTGDSGVAEELIDSDVNGVTFTGSVEVGAKVGQRAVSQLKKSVLELGGSDPFIVCEDADIEKASTGAVKGRFINCGQSCIATKRFFVTRKVADEFVEKFVQKTEKLKVGDPLSDGTDIGPLASSKGLQNIDGVIKEAVRDGAEVLTGGEQIGEKGYFYRPTLLKNVTSSMRVSREETFGPVAPITIVEDEMEAVRLANDSEFGLGASIWTQDLAKAERLSNLVEAGMVTVNNVVVSDPRVPFGGIKKSGFGRELSRYGMLEFVNVKSVRFYDQLLVNHHVE; this is encoded by the coding sequence ATGACCGCCGAGGCAAATAAACCTGTGGCAGCGGTAGTAAAAACAATCAATCCTTCCAACGGAGAAGTTCTTGCTGAATATGAGCGCATGAGCAAAGAAACAATATCTAAAATTACCAAGAAATCTAAAGACGCATTTTTGGAATGGAGAAAAGATGTACACAAGAGAAGTGAAGTACTGCACCAATTTGCCGCAGACTTTCGTAAAAACAAAGAAAAACTTGCAAGAACCGCGACAGGGGAAATGGGCAAGCCGATAAAAGAATCACGATCTGAAGTCGAGAAATGTGCATGGGTAATGGATTTTTACGGCTATAATGGAGGGATTTTTATAAATCCCGAGTCTGTCAACACCGACGCCAACAAGAGCGCCATAAAGTTTGAACCTCTTGGCGTGATAGGCAGCATCATGCCATTTAACTTTCCATATTGGCAAGCATTAAGGTTCGCATCTGCTTGTCTTATGGCTGGAAATACTGTTGTCCTAAAGCCTGCAAGCGCGACACTTCAATGCGGTATTGAAATAGAGAAAACCTTTCAAAGAATCGGCGCGCCAGAAGGCGTCTTTCAAACGCTAACTGGAGACTCTGGTGTAGCTGAAGAACTAATTGATTCAGACGTTAACGGGGTGACATTTACCGGCAGTGTAGAGGTTGGCGCCAAGGTGGGTCAGAGGGCCGTGTCACAGCTAAAAAAATCTGTGCTAGAGTTAGGTGGAAGTGATCCTTTCATAGTTTGCGAAGATGCTGACATTGAAAAAGCATCCACCGGTGCGGTTAAAGGACGGTTCATAAATTGTGGGCAAAGCTGCATTGCAACAAAGCGATTCTTTGTGACAAGGAAGGTCGCCGATGAGTTTGTTGAAAAATTTGTCCAAAAGACAGAGAAGCTCAAGGTGGGAGATCCTCTATCCGATGGGACTGACATAGGTCCATTGGCAAGCAGTAAAGGGCTTCAAAATATCGACGGCGTGATTAAGGAGGCAGTAAGGGACGGCGCCGAAGTTCTTACAGGCGGAGAGCAAATAGGTGAAAAGGGTTACTTTTATCGGCCAACTCTGCTCAAGAATGTGACTTCTAGTATGCGAGTGTCCCGCGAGGAAACATTTGGCCCCGTTGCTCCCATAACAATCGTTGAGGATGAAATGGAGGCGGTAAGACTTGCAAATGATTCAGAATTTGGGCTTGGAGCCAGCATTTGGACCCAAGATCTCGCCAAGGCAGAAAGACTATCAAATCTTGTTGAAGCAGGAATGGTAACTGTTAACAATGTAGTAGTTTCTGATCCTAGGGTACCATTTGGCGGAATTAAGAAAAGCGGTTTTGGCAGAGAATTGTCCAGGTATGGGATGCTAGAATTTGTCAATGTCAAGTCCGTAAGGTTCTACGATCAGCTCTTAGTTAACCATCATGTGGAATAA